tagcgttgctagcgccatgctctactatttgagcttttttatatttttatatcaaaattatgcatgtttttgtttaaattaaaaaaaaaaaaatttgctagtggggcaagaaaaataatattgtttccctttgaattaaaattattgttcttaccccattggcagatttgTTAACAagcaaaaatgtacattttgatcaatttttcATAAAACACGTCATTTTGCTAATCTTGATTcaagaacatttaaatatttgtactaGAAAACGAGGAAGATAAccttttttttgcagtgatatttttatattatatttttttatataatatattattttacatatgatatattttcatgttaatttcagttacagtttagtaattttgttgtttttttgtcatttttattactttttgttgtttttaatgtaagCATAGTTtttatgcagttttattttattttacttctatTTACTTTAGTCATCAAGTTAAACTCAGTGAAAATTCTCATGTTCatgttgctatttttttttttatattttattttcaaataacaaaaatgtttttatgtttttagttttagttaatacaggtgctggtcgtataattacaatatcatcaaaaagttgatttatttcactaattccattcaaaaagtgaaacttgtatattatattcattcattacacacagactgatatatttcaaatgtttatttcttttaattttgatgattagagcttacagctcatgaaagtcaaaaatcagtatctcaaaatattagaatattacttaagaccaatacaaagaaaggatttttagaaatcttggccaactgaaaagtataaaatgaaaagtatgagcatgtacagcactcaatacttagttggggctccttttgcctgaattactgcagcaatgcggcgtggcatggagtcgatcagtctgtggcactgctcaggtgttatgagagcccaggttgctctgatagtggccttcagctcttctgcattgttgggtctggtgtctctcatcttcctcttgagattctctatggggttcaggtcaggcgagtttgctggccaatcaagcacagtaacactatggtcattgaaccagcttttggtacctttggcagtgtgggcaggtgccaagtcctgctggaaaatgaaatcagcatctccataaagcttgtcaacagaaggaagcatgaagtgctctaaaatttcctggtagatggctgcgttgactgtggacttcagaaaacacagtggaccaacaccagcagatgacatggcagcccaaatcatcactgactgtggaaacttcacactggacttcaagcaacatggattctgtgcctccactcttcctccagactctgggaccttgatttccaaatgaaatgtaaaatttactttcatctgaaaagaggactttggaccactgagcaacagtccagttcttttctccacagcccagttaagatgcttctgacgttgtctctggttcagaagtggcttggtagcccttttcctgaagacgcctgagcgtggtgactcttgatgcactgactccagcttcagttctctccttgtgaagctctcacaagtgtttgaatcagctttgcttgactgtattctcaagcttgcagtcatcactgttgcttgtgcaccttttccgacccaaattcttccttccagtcaactttgcatttaatatgctttgatacagcactctgtaaacagccacacctttcagtaatgaccttctgtgacttaccctctttgtggagggtgtcaatgttcctcttctggatcattgccaagtcagcagtcttctccattattgtggtttcaaagaacaagagatacccagaatttatactgtagggatggtcatttattcaaactcaaatgtaaatattctaatattttgagatactgatttttgactttcatgagctgtaagctctaatcatcaaaattaaaagaaataaacatttgaaatatatcagtctgtgtgtaatgaatgaatataatatacaagtttcactttttgaatggaattagtgaaataaatcaactttttgatgatattctaattatatgaccagcacctgtatatgagcTAAATATAAACTGAATGTTAACCATTGTTCTATATGATATAAGTCTGCTGTGCACTGAGAGCTTCAGTCATATTCCTCTTTCAGCTGCTTCTGAATGTGATTCATcttataaaaactttaaaaaaagatgtCCGTGTTTTGTGTAATTAATCAAGAACACAAGAACACGTCCAGTTTGAATGGCCtcttatgtaaataaatgcagatgAATCCTATCAATCGTGTCTGTAGTGTGTCCAGCGGTACCTTGCAGGCCGTACTGGAAGACGTTGCTGTAAATGTCCAGCATCTTGCAGCCGGGCTGGAAGGAGCCTCCGTTGGGGTAGAAGTCGACGTGAGCGACGCTCTGCTTTATTCCCACTCCTGGCACGATGCTGGAGCCGGTGAAGGTGTGGATGGCGTCCACGAACTGAGCGTCGTCTGGAGACAGTCTGTCAAACGCCGGCAGACCCTCGAAGTGCGGCCCGGCCGGATCCAGACCTGCAgcaagcacacaaacacactccgTGATCCGGACTCTGAACGCCGCGGGCATCTCTCCGCACTTCTGAGTCACGTTAAGACCTCGTGTTCTTACCGTCACATGTCTGATCACGCTTATCAGTATTGTCACGGTATTGTTACAATTTGCTGGAAATGTTCACATAAATCATTTTACAAAgtgttatatttaaaatcaatggacaacaaaaaaatgactttttatgcATAAACACTAAAACAATAGTTGGCTTCATCGTACCAGTAATGCGGCCCACTTTCCTCAGTCCTCTGAAATGACTTCCAGCGAATCCGGCCACATGCGCTCCCAGACTGTAGCCAATCAGATGGACGTCATCCATGGAGAGCTGCGCCACTTCCTGTCGAGAGAGGAAGTGCAATCAGGACTCAAGCGGTTCACTCTTAGATACAAATATCACAGCCTGCACTCGTTTacaattcataaatattaaacctttttaacattagtaaaAGTACGTACTGAGTGACCGATACCACCTTTGTTATGGAACACACTCGCTGGTTTGCAGCTTTAACGCACatctttgctttaatttattttcgaGATCTGAGGTAAACTGTCTATTGTTGCTTTCCGCATGGATAGTTTGAATATCATATTGTGTGACATTTCTAAGACATAATCAGTACCTGAGACTATCATGTTCACGGCTGGTTAGGACGAAAAGATTAACACGGAAAAGATCGTTTTTATCGCGCGTCTCGGTGTAACAACAGTTTGTTCAAAGtgatctggtctttaataatgttctcaaactGTTATTTATACATTGTTCATAGAGCATTTTCATTCTGAAACCTTTTAGTTGGATGTTCATCTAAAGTTTcttaaatgttacttttgaatgttctctgaaacaAGAAGCAACAATTCCAATAATGTTTGCAGAATGATACAATGGAATGTTCGCTTGACATTCGCATAACCaagaaaaattgtatttaaccCTGTTCTGCCATTTTTGACTGAAgaatttttatagtttttttattattattattattattgttttttaattgtatttactTCATCAGAATGGTACAAAACCTGGTAAAGGCACTTGctgtgtaaaaaaagaaaacaaggtTAAATGGTCCTGTGTCACACTGGTAGTGTTTGCGGTCAGAAACGGTAGTGTAAACGCTCGGTGCTGCACACAAACTCAATCTGACTGAAATCTCATGTTTTGAGAtgtcaacctcaaatttggaacacaacttgtttagatttaAGCCTTTGATTTTCATACATGTtttgaaaaatacatatttctAATATAAAATTAGTTATtagtttgtgcatttttcataataatgtacattatttttctaacttattttagtttttttttaaagctttttccACTTCAGTCTGCAAAGTGTCATCTTTATTaagaaaccaaacaaacaaatctgtGCTCCAAAACATTCAAGACTTACAGCAGTTTAAGTCGGAAATTTAATTTTCTTGTCTATGCTCAAAAAGTGATTAGGAAAGCAAGCGAAATGCtctcaaaacatatttttgctgGCTGGGTTAATCAATCTCTCCATATTTTATCCTCTGTTGAAAAGTCCTAGAACTGCTGTGTTGGATTTCTTTACTTTTGCTACTGGAGCAAATGAgaacacaaataatacatttgctGTCGCCACTATTCAGGTTTACGCAACTATAATGACTTCCACTTCAGAAAACCCCAGAAATAAGGTTTGTGTTGGGTTTGGCTCAGCAAACGTTTCTGCTGAAGTCCTTCATTACCTCCAGCCACTTGAGCAGCGCGGCCACGTCCCGCCCCACCTGTCTGCTGTTCTTGGCTGCGATTGGATACGGCTGAAGCGCCAGCTTCCTCCAATCACTGATGAGAACATTGACCCGCTCGAGCCGGACCTTCAGCGCAGAGGCCAGATCGAAGAGCCAGGGCTCCATGAGTCCATTCATCTGCGAGCAGGAGGAAGAGCTGacgtcattcacacaaacatatcAGCCAAACAAAGCCATCGCTCAAAGTCTTTGCCCTTTCCTCTGTCTGGAGGAACTTCCTGTCTGCTCCACATGTTTGTTGAGTCGTGAACTGAGTCGTAAAGCAGCGATACGTAGCGTCTAACAGGCAGAAAACACAGATATGACCCCGTTTTGCCTGAGAAAAACAGATTGGTTTCTAGAGGAGGAACCTTCATAAAAGCGCTGGTCTCGCTGAGCTCTGATCTTCTGCAGGCTTGATGAAggtagatttattattattgaagaCATTTTCAAGAACAAGTAAAGATGGAAAATTGAACACAATACATAAACTCTGAGGTGGTGCTAATACAACTCAATAAGTTGACTCAGAAGTTGAATTCTTAAACTCTAACTAATTTCCTATAGTTTTTATAGCAATTTACGATTGTCTATGCGATGGTCTTTAATTTCTCTGCCCCCAAGCGCTAGAACACTGGAACATCTGCTGTTGGTCACACTGCAGTAAAGTGCTGCTCTTCCTCGGTGTTTCTGTCTTGTTCTCCAGTGCAAACGTCTAAAGATCCTTAAATCTagatacatttactggagatgcaAAATAACATGAGACATAAAGCCTTGTTTTATGTGTTTAATGCTTTCTTAAGTGTGTTTCTGattaaaatgacaacaaatatctgccaatggacTCAGAAAACAAGTTTTCATTCCCTACTGACAGATTTTTAGGGTCCAAGCCCTAGGGGCCGATTGCTCTTCTAAGGATCATTCTTGTTTCTTGTTCTTGTAAATGCTTTTTACAatgtaaattagttttttaatgtaatcTGTGGAGGAGTGAATTGAGACGTCTTAAGAGCCGCCCTGTGTTGTTCTCTCACCGTCCAGCCGTGTATGATCAGCACCAGCGGGTCGCTGTGGTTGTAGGCGCATCTGTGGAGGGTTTCGGACCGGAACGGGACCACGGCGCAGGTCTCCTCAAACACTCTGCCCTCGTGATACAGATGGAAGCTGGACTTCAGCACCGTCTTTACTGGAGGAGGCTCTGCTAAAATTAAACCCAGATGTGTAATTTCTGAGCACGAAGCCCCGTCCCATCACGCCGTCCTGCGGCTTTCAGGACTTTCCGTGGCGAACGTTCAAAGAGCTTCTCTGAGAACATGCAATTAGACAGTGAAGTCTGCTGTGTCAGTCTAAAATAAGAGCTCCAGCGCATGCTTGAGACCGGCTGCTGGATCAGGAAGCATGCTCTTACCTGTGAAGTTTGTGTGTCCTCTCACAGACGCTGTGACAGCACTCACGAGGAGTAAAGCGCTCAGGACTCTCATGATCTTCTGGAGGGCTCAGGAGTTTCTGCTCTTCTGCTCCTCGAGGACGAGAGTCTGActgaagagaggggcggagccTGAGAGActctctgctctgattggctgccggCTCTGGCACTGTTTGAAGAGGGAAAGTACAGTGGGCTAATTGGAGAGAAAACCTGCCACTGAAAGCGTTCTGAAGCTTTGATTGATCTCCATTAGATCAGCAAATGCTTCTCCTGCATGAGATCTCCAGAAGAATAACATCTCAGGTGTGATTCTCAAGAGCTCGCTTCACTCTGATCAGGGTCTGAATGAGCGTCTGATTCATTGGTTTTATGGAAATAGATCACATCTGTTGCCTGAGATCAAGCCAGCGCTTGTTTCAAACAGAGACTTCCAGTAAGCTGAAAGTGAAAGCAACATTTAATCTGTATCACACGTATTAAAGTCATCTGAAACCAAACAAGAAATTCTGCTCCTTGAAAATGAAgcattttagaaaaaatatttttactaaaagTAACACTAACCATAACTGTCATACACTGCTTCAAACCTTGAAAAGGCTGTATGTATATAtctgaccctggaccacaaaaccagtcagaagagtccatttttcaaaatagagatttatacatcaatggaacgcttatttattcagctttccaatgatgtatggtttgttatgatatttggctgagatgcaactatttggatatctggaatctgagggagcaaaaaaatctaaatattgagaaaatcacctttaaaattgttcaaatgaagttcttagcaatgcatattactaatcaaaaatgaagttttgatatatttacggtacaaaatttactaaatatctttatggaacatgatctttacttaatatcctaatgatttttggcataaacaaaatgtataattttgagccatacaatgtattgttggctattgctgcagatatagctgtgctgcagggtcacatatatataccgtcttgacccgaatataagacaatgttttttcttggaaatacatgtGCAAAAACGCGgccgtcttatattcggggtctagactttgacatgtcagtaatacacccacaacaataggtggcgcatAAAAccagtgtgccatgaaatatgtaatatgtcgtgactgtcatgttagtctgatgagaccaaacttcctctgtaagtgattttaaaacataagacagtacccagatttgaagactacaataagatttcacttctactgttaataaaattgaaaattgagatggatagcctaaatgttatataattcagatgggctacctgttatttcaatggtatatcaaaaagtgtatattttcaatgtcattgttgatacattttaccagtatttaccatactttcaaaacaaaaattaaaataggaaaaatatgcagtttgaaaataatttaagaaaaaatgttttacagagagagagagaaaaaacaagattaggttttcaaaaagcctttttccaaaaggtacatctggaaaaaggggggtcgtcttatattcgggacaatacggtatatattCAGCTGTGGCATGCTCAGATGTGCAGCATAAAGAGACATGAACCGCCCCTAAAATATTATTGGTCATCTGGGGTGCCATGATAAAACTCCACACTGATTTCACCATGTCAGAGGCAGGGCCTTTCATAGAGCAGTtaaataaagcacatttgtCAACAAGTCCTTCTTGGTTGTTGTTTTTACCAAACTAGCTGTACACCACGTAGACCTGTGTAATCTGGACTAGTCGTGTCATGTCTATAATGCATGTGTTAAGTGATATAGAAACAaaaagactaaatcaaaaatgaaattaactggaaaactaaaactaacaaaatcaTTAAGCTAAACAATAGTTAAAAAGCCAAAACGATAATGACCtgtaataacaacaacatgACATTTTCTTCAGTGTTTATGGAGATGAATGTCTTCATCTGTCTTCACCCTCAGTAGACCGCAGCAGATTTGTCCAGACATGAACAGAACCTACACAAGCAAACATCTGATGCGTTTGAAAGCAAGACAAATCTGCCGCAAAAGTTCAGCAAAAGTTCAGTTTATTTCagcaaaaaacacaaatatacagTTGAAGTCGCAGGATTTCATCATTACAAAAGATCTACTTTTTAcgaaagactttcaaaaacaagtCAATAAAAGAAGGCTGATCTACAAACACAAAACTATACATACCACAGACAATATATGAATGACAACAAGGTGAAATAAAACTTCAATTTAACATGAAAACTCAACAGTGGTGATCTAGTGGGAAATCTTTCGCAGACAAACGCTAATCTTTGCCGTGAACCATTACACTGACGCTTGTGACATGATGGGCGTGCTCAGACAAGCATGTTTGTCAGGTCGTTTCATCATCAGTGAGTCGGTGTGCTTTTGATTGGTGATTCTTGCTTTAATCTGAACAGAGTTCCGTTTCCAGCACTTTAAAGGTATAAAAGCCATTGAATCGATTGTTCTGGGTTCAGTATAATATAGTATTAACCATCAGCAAAATACAATCAAATGTTATGTGCAGTGGGGGATTATGGGAAAGATGGGTTTACAGATGTGAAGCTTGTATTTAGTTAAAGCACTTACATGATCAATCAGTGAAAACCCGTTCATTATCTGAGCTGTGAAGGTGGATGGAGGTCTGCTGGTGTCACTGATGAGTTTACTCATGTAAACAGCGTGTGGAAATGAGTTTACCGGCTTTACTTCACGACAGGAACTCTACTGATCTCGGGTTTCTAGCTCATGTTGATCATCTCGTATTTGTCCTTCAGGCTGCTGTCCTCGtcttcctcctcatcctcctcttcctcggGTTCTTCGTGAGGTTTGTCAATGTGGTTGGTGTGATGAAGCTCGATCAACAGGAAGTAGATCACAGCACCAGCGACGCCCCCTACCAACGGCCCGGCAACAGGGATCCACCACCAGTAATCTGCAGTgctgcacgcacacacacacacacacacacacacacaaatacatcagaaaattatcataatatatcaCTGAACATCATAGTATATCACCAAATTATCATATCACagaataatcataataatataacaCTGAATCATCACAATATATCACCAAATCATCATATCACAGAATTGTACAAATTTAATCACCAAATCATCATAATATATCACTGAATCATCACAGTATCTCACCAAATTTTCATAATATATCACTGAATAATCAACAGCATAATATATGGTCATGATCTGTGATATATTGTGATGAATTAGTGATATATCACCGAGTCATAATGTATCACCAAATAATGACAATATGTCAGCGAATCAGCACAATGCATCAccaaattatcataatatatcactgaatcatcataataggctttaagatggtttagatcctacctgtcTGATTgctaccactttgtttattCAAACAGGGAATCACCTCAATTAAtgccagtaaagtatggagtgcTGCAAGGATCTGTCTTAGGCCTgttgctattttcaatatacatgctggcccttggtaatattattagaaaagaTGGGATTAGTTTCCATTGTTGTGCTGATGATACTTAATTTAGACGTTTCATCTGGTCTTATATATAGTTATCTAAGCAAACTAATTATCTAAGGTAAATTCGGATAAGACAAAGCTATTACatattggaccaaaaaaaaaaaaaagtacacagaATCTCTTAAATTACAATGTGTATCTACAAAGATTTACTGTTATTTCCTCTGCAGTCAAAACcttgggtgttatattagacagctacttgtctttgaaaatgttttgaaattgaaaaaaatcatCTAAGATGGCAGCCACAGTGCTTATCTCTCCAGtgtactgtttttgttagttttttttttttagacaggGATGAACTGCTGAACATTCGGCAGAACACCACAAAACCTGAaagatgtgctgttcagacCTAGAAGCtctcttcattaactgtaatCCATTCTATTCGCTGCGGGAGTTTGGCTCATTCATTCTCttgagtgtttacattcctccgcatgcgcacgtgagctcagctttacagaaactcgctgatcagatcacagagactctgttttaatcattctcggggactttaataaagcaaatctctcccgtgaactgccaaaatacagacagcatgttacatgtcccaccagagacagtaatatactgGATCACcgttacacagcaataaaagaTGCATATCACTCCGTCCCACAGgcagctttaggactctctgatcactgtttggttcatcttataccgacctgcaggcagaaactgaaatcagctaaacttgtattaaggactgtaaaaagatggactaatgaagcagagtgggatttacaagcctgcttccacctcactgattggagtgtttttgaagctgctgcaaacgatctggacgagctcacagagactgtaacatcttatatcagtttctgtgaatatatgtgcattcctaccaggactcatttaacctacaacgacaaaccatggttcactgcaaaacttaGCCAGCTctgtcaggccaaagaagatgcttacaggaATGGGGACaggattgcttcagtctgttgtgctgattgcttcagtctgttgtgctgctgagaggtttgtgtttgtagctccgtgtaccttcgcgttttattgaatctcttactttcaatcccttttgtctaaagtgataatatataacttaattcccaccatatttccggtgttatctttcaaactaatctaactaatttgatcgttctcctttaaaaaccgcgagtgcagcttgttagcccgttagcttgtcactcgcggttccatttgcatttctatttgcgcctattattatttttatttatttattttttttccctcgctccgtttttcacgagctcatcaaacaacagtggtaagtggtaagttaagttggtatcattcatcaatcacggtgagtaatggcttcttctcctgctattgttgtttgcactgtttgccacatgtatagtttatctgtctctgtcagcagcgagggattcacatgtgataaatgcagggaaatagttaggctgacagagaaggttttagaactagagacacgcatccagactttagttgaggacagtaagaatgtgagggctgtagatactgctttggatgcgactagctcaaggagtcctgtacattgttcggtttcggttgagcccgtgcagcagggcaactgggtgacagtgaggcggcatagtcgcgggtcaaaacaccactcttccgttccgatcagaacatcaaacaggttctccccactcggtgacgcacccaccgagaaacctgatgaaagtgctctagttattggcgattctattatgcgggcgtgaaaatagagacaccagccaccatagtccattgtttaccaggagccagagcgcctgacatcttggcaaatttaaaagtgctgactaatgctaaacgtaaattcagtaagattgtcaTCCACGTcagcgctaatgatgttcgacttcgccagtcggagatcaccaaaaataatgttaaagaggtgtgtgaacttgcaagtacgatgtcagacactgtaatatgctctggtccgctccctgcttaccgtggtgatgagagTCACTCagtggctggatgtctaagtggtgcccgcaaaataacataggctttatagacaactggaagaatttttggggcagacctgacctgttgaaaagagatggtgttcatccctcctggggtggtgccgctcttctctctagaaatatggcacatagtcttagagtttgtacttgactaactggagcccaggtcaggaagcagacagactggctaaaccgatcgtctgctagccgcctcacgccacaaagtcagttaactctcagcacatagaaactttttcacctagatatcactctatagagactgtgtctgttccccgaactagaaaatacagaaaacatccaaaccaaagtaatagtaacaatttaattgatgttcaacaaataaaaaaacaatataatacagataaacacatgataaagcttggcttattgaatattagatccctttcttcaaaagcactttttgtaaatgatatgttcactgaccataaactagatgtgctttgtctgacagaaacctggctaaaacaagatgattacattactttaaacgagtctacaccccaagattacgattacaaacatgaaccgcgtccaaaaggtaaagggggaggtgttgctacaatttatagcaatattttcagtatctctcagaggtcgggtttcaagtataattcgttcgaagtaatggtgcttcatataacattatccAAAGacacaagtgttaatgataaatcccctgtgatgtttgtactggctactgtatacaggccaccagggcaccatacagactttattaaagaattttctgatcttctatcagagttagtgctgactgcagataaagtcctaatcgttggtgattttaatatccatgttgataatgaaagagattcgttgggatcagcatttatagacattctaaactcaattggtgttaaacaacacgtgtcaggccctactcattgtcgaaatcatactctagatttaatactgtcacatggaattgatgtcagtggcattgaaatttggcagcagagcgatgatatctcagatcattatctagtctcctgtatattccatatagctaaagctgtaaagccaacttcttgttacaaatatggtagaaccattatctctaccacaaaagactgctttataaataatcttcctgacttatctcagttcctcagcatatccaatagctcagaacaacttgatgatgtaacaggaactatggactctctcttttctagcactttagatgcggttgctcctttacgcttaaggaagattaaggataagagtccaacaccgtggtataatgagcacactcgcgccctaaagagagcagcctggaaaatggagcgcagctggaggaaaactaaattagaggtattttgtattgcttggcgggaaagtaccctatcctacagaaaagcattaaaaactgctagatctgattacttttcgtctcttctagaagaaaacaaacataaccctcggtatttattcaatacagtggctaaattaacgaaaaaccaagcatcaacaggtgttggcatttcccaagagcaccgcagtaatgactttatgaact
This genomic stretch from Onychostoma macrolepis isolate SWU-2019 chromosome 25, ASM1243209v1, whole genome shotgun sequence harbors:
- the LOC131534040 gene encoding hepatic triacylglycerol lipase isoform X2, producing MRVLSALLLVSAVTASVRGHTNFTEPPPVKTVLKSSFHLYHEGRVFEETCAVVPFRSETLHRCAYNHSDPLVLIIHGWTMNGLMEPWLFDLASALKVRLERVNVLISDWRKLALQPYPIAAKNSRQVGRDVAALLKWLEEVAQLSMDDVHLIGYSLGAHVAGFAGSHFRGLRKVGRITGLDPAGPHFEGLPAFDRLSPDDAQFVDAIHTFTGSSIVPGVGIKQSVAHVDFYPNGGSFQPGCKMLDIYSNVFQYGLQGVPKTIKCAHERAVKLFTDSLINASQPIIGYRCRDDSAFSRGLCLDCKQQRCNTLGFAVRRERSGRSAKGLFLRTAPQPPYRVFHYQIRVLLKNLIEPLEASLYVTLDGTGGESPELPIILHQESGALKSFSSLLAVPWDLGRLRSVRLVWRGDLVWSSWMRRVRNIMSWNSSDRDTELSVWRIRIKSGETQEKGWFCGVSAGGSRLRISEEQEFTRCRIKHQNTNSSASTQSVY
- the LOC131534040 gene encoding hepatic triacylglycerol lipase isoform X3, whose amino-acid sequence is MRVLSALLLVSAVTASVRGHTNFTAEPPPVKTVLKSSFHLYHEGRVFEETCAVVPFRSETLHRCAYNHSDPLVLIIHGWTMNGLMEPWLFDLASALKVRLERVNVLISDWRKLALQPYPIAAKNSRQVGRDVAALLKWLEEVAQLSMDDVHLIGYSLGAHVAGFAGSHFRGLRKVGRITGLDPAGPHFEGLPAFDRLSPDDAQFVDAIHTFTGSSIVPGVGIKQSVAHVDFYPNGGSFQPGCKMLDIYSNVFQYGLQGVPKTIKCAHERAVKLFTDSLINASQPIIGYRCRDDSAFSRGLCLDCKQQRCNTLGFAVRRERSGRSAKGLFLRTAPQPPYRVFHYQIRVLLKNLIEPLEASLYVTLDGTGGESPELPIILGWFCGVSAGGSRLRISEEQEFTRCRIKHQNTNSSASTQSVY
- the LOC131534040 gene encoding hepatic triacylglycerol lipase isoform X1 produces the protein MRVLSALLLVSAVTASVRGHTNFTAEPPPVKTVLKSSFHLYHEGRVFEETCAVVPFRSETLHRCAYNHSDPLVLIIHGWTMNGLMEPWLFDLASALKVRLERVNVLISDWRKLALQPYPIAAKNSRQVGRDVAALLKWLEEVAQLSMDDVHLIGYSLGAHVAGFAGSHFRGLRKVGRITGLDPAGPHFEGLPAFDRLSPDDAQFVDAIHTFTGSSIVPGVGIKQSVAHVDFYPNGGSFQPGCKMLDIYSNVFQYGLQGVPKTIKCAHERAVKLFTDSLINASQPIIGYRCRDDSAFSRGLCLDCKQQRCNTLGFAVRRERSGRSAKGLFLRTAPQPPYRVFHYQIRVLLKNLIEPLEASLYVTLDGTGGESPELPIILHQESGALKSFSSLLAVPWDLGRLRSVRLVWRGDLVWSSWMRRVRNIMSWNSSDRDTELSVWRIRIKSGETQEKGWFCGVSAGGSRLRISEEQEFTRCRIKHQNTNSSASTQSVY